One stretch of Corvus hawaiiensis isolate bCorHaw1 chromosome 1, bCorHaw1.pri.cur, whole genome shotgun sequence DNA includes these proteins:
- the LOC125331821 gene encoding uncharacterized protein LOC125331821, which produces MAGRTVRVRGFPAELPPDRVADKLTIHFLRSRNGGGDIADVRVLPGSPPCALIIFEAPEVAQRILKVKNHVLAVGRTLYPLEVTPHAAELSPDEIFLCVCMTIDYGKLPTGKILLRDLQKGYSNVQFNFDSKNMHCIVQGPFTELQTFSRDLLGSLNLRNQAIGEILLPASSRGAKEMGMHDHQQVPDSPGSAQETAKLPNWDQVREMAAEVPSTQSPVGEEAGEFLRKLEDFSLAMDLDIYLYMQRFCAAEYQGVLHQYHVDVVDISGDGIAVLYLQPSGGLSGNVEALQQAHLALQQLYQQLEVSLRKERIAKEGLGMDSQALSTLTQELQQLYPHLLCHEDVKQLYLVGNLVDVSQAKQHLQDCVTRRGAAHMVDTLSSSQPSHLATSGTTEAALHLAKVPVDTSATRLSPGRPELKGEFKLAANFSALKADRSQAGQNLSLDQDSPPVGHVQLSGKHSSEIDASGLSDPRALTQQYRPPTPVTDKVLGSAADPQQNDPTERDHMEGGARLTGQKVLLPFVGKENRTFQQPEESKGSGPVKHHSLAGISSTCDVTWTSSALDSKSSASRPLLRRSNSFSLPRSKESNDSGDSSSRVSEEMSLDSLQWFYLKDVCHATIDELCRAGGVHISERHAGDCTVLTLQAADRRRLLQAKWKVEDLVQKCPDLVCQSLSYSELAVDGPDDSALSELCSLLRGKSFQVGLSKDKYKLYLVCPKEMVPGVAEAFHMFSSRRLCAVKSSSMSPALESTGKSSVIQPGRSQDPVLDAALPGSPNSLQHLNISNKVDSTDMLRASWVPEAEEKRSSSPWRFQQAWGKEEARVRIDSGAGRGGSSLLSVGAGDKPSPPGLRESQEQRKTKLSLGEPDATRLKQVLPDRFQFARDKSRGGHNEAMGQQHCPVPAADGAPQSLPTWLSRATATEPPPAVAQEEPAAEARDQGTAPLPKGRSNEQEEPDLPSQQRRDPSLGQESSTIPLGQCDACQGSGVTCQGACGHALCRTCFAADSTQPACCRSSSTAPSCKILGTLKISSLSQSLPGYYRDPTLQLAYSIPDGVQGVGDPHPGQPYKGGNFCAFLPDNKEGLKTAKLLKKAFERGLTFQIKSCSGEEKVTWGFIPHKTSWDGGKARNGYPDAQYLREVGAVLNKLGLA; this is translated from the exons ATGGCGGGCCGCACGGTGCGGGTGCGGGGCTTCCCCGCCGAGCTGCCTCCCGACAGGGTGGCCGACAAGCTGACCATTCACTTCCTGCGCTCCCGCAACGGTGGCGGGGACATCGCCGACGTCCGGGTGCTGCCCGGGTCCCCGCCCTGCGCCCTCATCATCTTCGAGGCACCAGAAG TGGCCCAGAGGATCCTGAAGGTGAAAAACCACGTGCTGGCAGTCGGAAGGACACTGTACCCACTGGAGGTGACCCCGCacgctgcagagctgagccccgATGAG ATCTTCCTATGTGTGTGCATGACAATTGACTATGGCAAGCTTCCCACTGGCAAAATCCTCCTGAGGGACTTGCAGAAAGGCTACAGCAATGTACAGTTCAACTTTGACTCAAAGAATATGCACTGCATAGTCCAGGGACCGTTCACTGAGCTGCAGACCTTCAGCAGAGACCTGCTAGGCAGCCTGAACCTCAGGAACCAAGCCATTGGCGAGATCCTCCTGCCAGCTTCCAGCCGTGGGGCCAAAGAGATGGGAATGCATGACCACCAGCAAGTGCCTGACTCCCCTGGGTCAGCACAAGAGACAGCAAAGCTGCCAAACTGGGACCAGGTGCGTGAAATGGCAGCTGAAGTCCCATCAACTCAGAGCCCAGTGGGTGAGGAAGCTGGGGAATTTTTGAGGAAGCTGGAGGACTTTTCCCTAGCAATGGACTTGGACATTTACTTGTACATGCAGAGGTTCTGTGCTGCTGAGTACCAAGGTGTGCTGCACCAATATCACGTGGATGTGGTGGACATTAGTGGCGATGGCATTGCTGTATTGTATCTTCAGCCATCTGGAGGTCTGTCTGGGAACGTGGAGGCCTTGCAACAGGCCCacctggccctgcagcagctctacCAGCAGCTGGAGGTGAGCCTGCGCAAGGAGAGGATTGCTaaggaagggctgggaatggaCAGCCAGGCACTCAGCACTCTGACACAAGAACTGCAGCAGCTGTATCCCCACTTGCTCTGCCATGAGGATGTGAAGCAGCTTTATCTTGTTGGAAACCTTGTTGATGTGTCCCAGGCCAAGCAGCACCTTCAGGATTGTGTCACCAGGAGAGGTGCTGCACACATGGTTGACACGCTGAGCAGCTCCCAACCCTCACACCTTGCAACCTCTGGCACCACAGAGGCTGCACTACACCTGGCCAAAGTGCCTGTGGATACTTCAGCCACAAGACTTAGCCCAGGCAGGCCAGAGCTGAAAGGTGAGTTCAAGCTAGCTGCCAACTTCAGTGCCCTGAAAGCTGACAGGTCTCAGGCTGGCCAGAACCTCTCGCTGGATCAGGACTCTCCACCAGTGGGACACGTGCAGCTGTCTGGGAAACATTCATCAGAGATAGATGCCTCTGGTCTGAGTGACCCAAGAGCACTGACCCAGCAGTATCGGCCTCCCACCCCTGTGACAGATAAGGTTCTGGGGTCAGCAGCAGACCCTCAGCAGAATGACCCCACAGAAAGGGACCATATGGAAGGAGGTGCCAGACTTACAGGACAAAAGGTGCTGTTGCCCTTTGTCGGCAAAGAAAACAGGACTTTTCAGCAGCCTGAGGAGTCTAAAGGCTCAGGTCCCGTTAAGCACCACTCCCTGGCTGGCATCTCCAGCACCTGTGATGTGACATGGACCTCTTCTGCTTTAGACTCCAAATCCTCTGCATCCAGGCCTCTGCTGCGACGGTCCAACAGCTTCTCCCTGCCAAGGTCAAAGGAAAGCAACGACTCcggagacagcagcagcagggtgagTGAGGAAATGAGCCTGGACTCTCTGCAGTGGTTTTACCTGAAAGATGTCTGCCATGCCACAATTGatgagctgtgcagggctggaggggtgCACATCTCAGAGCGCCACGCTGGGGACTGCACAGTGCTGACgctgcaggcagcagacagGAGAAGGCTGCTCCAGGCTAAATGGAAGGTGGAAGATCTTGTGCAGAAGTGCCCTGACTTGGTGTGCCAGAGTCTGAGCTACTCAGAGCTCGCTGTAGATGGTCCAGATGACAGTGCCCTGAGTGAACTGTGCAGCCTCTTGCGAGGAAAATCCTTCCAGGTTGGACTCAGCAAAGACAAGTACAAGCTATATCTTGTCTGCCCCAAGGAGATGGtgccaggagtggctgaggcaTTCCACATGTTTTCTTCCAGGAGGCTCTGTGCTGTGAAGTCTTCATCTATGTCTCCTGCACTAGAAAGTACAGGGAAATCAAGTGTCATCCAGCCAGGCAGAAGCCAGGACCCAGTGCTGGATGCAGCccttcctggcagcccaaaTTCCCTACAGCACCTGAACATCAGCAATAAAGTAGACTCTACAGATATGCTCAGGGCTTCCTGGGTGCCAGAGGCTGAGGAAAAGAGGTCCTCCAGTCCTTGGAGGTTCCAGCAGGcttgggggaaggaggaagccAGGGTCCGTATTGAttctggggctgggagaggaggaagcagcctTCTGAGCGTTGGTGCAGGGGATAAGCCAAGTCCTCCTGGCCTGAGGGAGTCCCAGGAACAGCGGAAGACAAAACTGTCTCTGGGGGAGCCTGACGCCACCCGGCTAAAACAAGTCTTGCCAGACAGATTCCAGTTTGCAAGAgacaagagcagaggaggccaCAATGAAGCAATGGGACAGCAGCACTGTCCAGTCCCTGCAGCTGACGGAGCTCCTCAGTCTCTGCCCACCTGGCTATCCAGGGCCACGGCTACTGAGCCACCACCAGCTGTGGCCCAAGAGGAACCTGCAGCAGAGGCCAGGGATCAGGGAACGGCCCCGCTCCCAAAGGGCAGGAGCAATGAGCAGGAGGAGCCTGACCTCCCATCACAGCAGAGAAGAGACCCCAGCCTTGgacaggaaagcagcacaatCCCTCTGGGCCAGTGTGATGCTTGCCAGGGCTCAGGTGTGACCTGCCAGGGCGCCTGCGGTCACGCCTTGTGCAGGACATGTTTTGCAGCAGACAGTACGCAGCCAGCTTGCTGCAGGTCGTCCTCCACTGCCCCAAGCTGCAAGATCTTGGGGACATTGAAGATCTCCTCCCTGTCTCAGAGCCTGCCTGGATACTATCGAGACCCAACACTTCAGCTTGCTTACAGCATCCCTGACGGCGTGCAGGGG GTTGGGGACCCTCACCCAGGACAGCCTTACAAAGGGGGGAATTTTTGTGCCTTCCTGCCTGACAACAAGGAAGGGCTGAAGacagcaaagctgctgaagAAAGCATTTGAACGCGGGCTGA